Proteins encoded together in one Triticum dicoccoides isolate Atlit2015 ecotype Zavitan chromosome 7B, WEW_v2.0, whole genome shotgun sequence window:
- the LOC119337954 gene encoding dormancy-associated protein 2-like has protein sequence MAVKCILLFGVVLVSFLLLCQDGVDARELTEAKPKESEEMNMKPGYGNNGGGYGNNGGYGNNGGYGNNGGGYGNNGGGYQHGGGYGNNGGGYQHGGGYRNNGGGYGGGSGNNGGYGEGSENPGYGGGYGNPGYGGGNNGGYGNGGSDPGSGGGYGNPGYGGGNNGGYGSGSGGGYGSGGGSGGGGGYGGGSGGGGGYP, from the exons ATGGCTGTTAAATGTATACTTCTGTTTGGTGTCGTACTAGTGTCTTTCCTGCTTCTCTGCCAGGATGGGGTAGATGCTAGAGAGCTCACCGAAGCTAAACCtaaag AATCCGAGGAGATGAATATGAAACCTGGGTATGGAAACAATGGGGGAGGATATGGAAACAATGGAGGATACGGAAACAACGGGGGATACGGAAACAATGGCGGAGGATATGGAAACAACGGTGGTGGGTACCAGCATGGTGGAGGATACGGAAACAACGGTGGTGGGTACCAGCATGGTGGAGGATACAGAAACAATGGTGGTGGGTATGGTGGAGGATCTGGAAACAATGGTGGGTATGGTGAAGGGTCTGAAAATCCTGGATATGGCGGTGGCTATGGCAATCCTGGCTATGGTGGCGGCAACAACGGTGGATATGGTAATGGTGGTAGTGACCCAGGAAGTGGTGGCGGGTACGGCAATCCTGGCTACGGTGGTGGCAACAATGGTGGGTATGGCAGTGGCTCTGGTGGAGGGTATGGCTCTGGTGGCGGGTCTGGCGGGGGTGGAGGTTACGGTGGAGgatccggtggtggtggtggctatcCTTGA
- the LOC119341516 gene encoding uncharacterized protein LOC119341516, giving the protein MDPWMQEYLDRIDAMLDAYTDATRSLAEKVDALVVAWRPDLEKRSSHTAVVHDPPSPIPSLEITTEASAPIPGVSCSTTKAHKVPEVIHKAAPDCIMAAPVTCSTDCLNQVVAHASVNEVRDVATTIFPVDAVDLQEASDTTIHIAKGVGPIPDDATPELTSLEVRGAGLGHEVVAIDVHVPTASAFTGSPVWPSFNSGTSESSLPSTHKDVQEVWKPMPGLFDKPEAVVANVKEHKDDAKLLVITLFMNPSTWYEHFNTRDPCLVSLDAQLVFAEHMSPELRLTWPTLVGTNFSEFCSAGLSNSYCTLSLFPWNPGGYFLMHKNRVTMMLITTSSSSHWHVTSVFEESGQCFSQIAKIQWLFPICMKAMTQCLVILPLVKLDYELWHPPDQQPRMKRKFRWTFRTHPFLNTQARDKELTSYLSMNLFHLGDLVYNTWGRWLSVLGHCIRILLGRLLCLWSLQQDDADSCFITHVKLFHYSEWWFSELCLVTSILTLELYHSCPAATTVHPFRSMTKWGAWNTARSFCLRLIQLEPVLPSDLASRTEQRQLISDTYPWQHVVFGLLYELAYCNEANHYYWYLKILTMLVVQTVQVATEIRDSELSLFVAGAFLLGHKQKFLWTPYTAKFLVFHRTNSAPSYFSVSDRRSCYIVLLDVFRILCYEPMLATGIQPRLSECQPGDWFHDVFLSVCNTYTPEPTLAKFQALKKCDCEHLISTGACNLFMDKGCLKRHMVHEENDSIVVQTSRIQCVQPRCYLEVGSTQAYLKLKEVDVAVTCLSLETIRIGSCLPISTVHLIQQVFGSASLAEAFPGTKSY; this is encoded by the coding sequence ATGGATCCATGGATGCAGGAGTATCTCGACCGGATTGACGCCATGCTCGACGCCTACACCGACGCCACCAGGTCCCTCGCAGAGAAAGTGGACGCTCTGGTCGTCGCCTGGCGGCCAGACCTCGAGAAGAGGTCCTCCCACACCGCCGTCGTCCACGATCCACCATCGCCGATTCCTTCGCTGGAGATCACTACTGAGGCGTCGGCGCCCATCCCAGGCGTCTCCTGCTCCACCACCAAGGCCCACAAGGTACCAGAGGTCATCCACAAGGCGGCCCCTGACTGCATCATGGCGGCGCCTGTGACCTGTTCGACGGATTGTTTGAATCAAGTTGTCGCCCACGCCAGCGTCAACGAGGTCCGAGATGTCGCCACCACCATCTTCCCCGTGGACGCAGTTGACCTCCAGGAAGCCTCCGACACCACCATCCACATCGCCAAGGGTGTAGGACCCATCCCTGACGACGCCACTCCAGAGCTCACTTCCCTGGAGGTGCGTGGCGCAGGCCTGGGCCACGAGGTTGTTGCCATCGACGTCCACGTGCCCACCGCATCGGCATTCACCGGGTCGCCGGTGTGGCCCAGCTTCAACTCTGGCACCTCTGAATCTTCATTGCCATCTACACACAAGGATGTGCAAGAGGTATGGAAGCCAATGCCTGGGCTATTTGACAAGCCTGAAGCTGTTGTTGCTAATGTGAAGGAGCACAAGGATGATGCAAAGCTGTTGGTAATTACACTCTTCATGAACCCATCAACCTGGTATGAACATTTCAATACCCGAGACCCTTGCTTGGTTTCGTTGGATGCCCAGTTGGTATTTGCGGAGCATATGAGTCCTGAACTGCGTTTAACATGGCCGACACTAGTGGGAACTAATTTCAGTGAGTTCTGTTCAGCAGGGCTGTCTAATTCATATTGTACATTATCCTTGTTCCCTTGGAATCCAGGTGGTTATTTTCTCATGCATAAGAATCGGGTGACCATGATGCTTATCACTACTAGTAGTAGTTCTCATTGGCATGTTACCAGTGTATTTGAGGAGTCTGGTCAGTGCTTTTCTCAGATTGCAAAAATACAATGGTTGTTTCCTATTTGTATGAAGGCGATGACACAGTGCTTGGTAATACTACCTCTTGTTAAGCTGGATTATGAGCTATGGCATCCACCTGATCAGCAACCAAGGATGAAGAGGAAGTTCCGTTGGACGTTCAGAACACATCCATTTCTGAATACCCAAGCGCGGGACAAGGAATTGACTAGTTACCTTTCTATGAATTTGTTCCATCTTGGAGATCTTGTGTACAATACATGGGGACGGTGGCTCAGTGTACTTGGACACTGCATCAGGATACTCCTAGGTCGGCTCTTGTGCTTGTGGTCTTTGCAACAAGACGATGCTGATTCATGCTTCATTACACATGTGAAACTCTTTCATTACAGTGAATGGTGGTTTTCTGAACTCTGTCTGGTTACTAGCATTCTCACCCTTGAACTGTATCATTCTTGCCCGGCTGCTACGACTGTCCATCCATTTAGGAGCATGACAAAATGGGGTGCTTGGAACACGGCAAGAAGTTTTTGTTTGCGGTTAATACAGCTTGAGCCAGTACTACCTTCTGATCTAGCTAGCAGAACTGAACAACGGCAGCTGATCTCTGACACGTATCCATGGCAACATGTAGTGTTTGGGCTGCTATATGAACTAGCATACTGCAATGAGgccaatcattattattggtatctgAAGATCCTTACAATGCTGGTTGTTCAGACCGTACAAGTTGCAACAGAGATACGAGATTCAGAGTTAAGTTTGTTTGTTGCTGGTGCTTTCCTGCTTGGGCATAAACAAAAGTTTCTCTGGACTCCATACACTGCAAAGTTTTTGGTGTTTCACAGGACCAACTCAGCTCCTAGTTATTTTTCAGTCTCTGACAGAAGATCTTGCTATATTGTTCTGCTTGATGTGTTTAGAATTCTGTGCTATGAACCGATGCTAGCTACCGGTATTCAACCTAGACTCTCTGAGTGTCAACCTGGCGATTGGTTTCATGATGTTTTTCTCAGTGTATGCAACACATATACTCCTGAACCCACGCTCGCCAAATTTCAGGCTTTAAAAAAATGCGATTGCGAGCATCTTATATCAACCGGGGCTTGTAATCTATTCATGGACAAAGGATGCCTCAAGCGTCACATGGTTCACGAAGAAAACGATTCAATAGTAGTGCAAACTTCAAGGATTCAGTGTGTACAgccaagatgctacttggaggttgGCTCTACTCAAGCATATCTGAAACTGAAGGAAGTTGATGTTGCTGTTACATGTTTGAGCTTAGAAACAATTCGGATTGGGAGTTGCTTACCCATTTCAACCGTCCACCTGATCCAGCAAGTATTTGGGAGTGCATCACTGGCCGAAGCTTTCCCCGGGACCAAATCTTACTGA